A stretch of [Clostridium] innocuum DNA encodes these proteins:
- the ulaG gene encoding L-ascorbate 6-phosphate lactonase: MSQVDEITRESWILGAFPEWGTWLNEEIDQEVVEKGTFAMWWIGCTGLWIKTENNTNISIDLWFGNGKRTKKNKEMAKFHQMRNMTGGRMTQPNLRAAPIVYDPFAVTQVDAVLSTHYHNDHIDPFYAAAVLKNCDAAVPFIGPQKSVEKWLSYGVPKERCQVVKPGDVVKIKDTQIIVVDSFDRTCLVTNDEDVRGKCPTDMDEKAVNYIIKTPAGSVYHSGDSHYSTYYAKHGKDYDIDVALGSYGENPAGNQDKMTSVDILRMAEALNCKVVIPFHYDVWTNFKADPQEINMLYEYKKDVLDYKFHPFIWDVGGKYVWPTDQNKRQFHYRRGFEDCFTDEPNVPFRSIL, translated from the coding sequence ATGAGTCAAGTAGATGAAATTACCAGAGAATCCTGGATTCTGGGAGCTTTTCCGGAATGGGGAACCTGGCTGAATGAGGAAATTGATCAGGAGGTCGTAGAAAAAGGTACCTTCGCCATGTGGTGGATCGGCTGTACCGGCTTATGGATCAAGACAGAGAACAATACCAACATTTCCATTGATTTATGGTTTGGTAATGGAAAGCGTACAAAGAAAAACAAAGAGATGGCGAAATTCCATCAGATGCGCAATATGACCGGAGGGAGAATGACACAGCCGAATCTGCGTGCTGCGCCAATCGTATATGATCCCTTCGCTGTAACACAGGTGGATGCTGTATTATCCACTCATTATCATAACGATCATATCGATCCGTTCTATGCAGCAGCTGTCTTGAAGAACTGTGATGCTGCCGTACCGTTTATCGGTCCGCAAAAGAGTGTGGAAAAATGGCTGAGCTACGGCGTACCGAAAGAGCGCTGTCAGGTTGTAAAGCCGGGGGATGTGGTGAAAATCAAGGACACACAGATCATTGTTGTGGACAGCTTTGATCGTACCTGTCTTGTTACCAATGATGAGGATGTACGCGGTAAGTGTCCAACCGATATGGATGAAAAAGCTGTCAACTATATTATAAAGACACCAGCCGGAAGTGTTTATCACAGCGGAGATTCTCATTACTCCACCTATTATGCAAAGCACGGCAAGGACTACGATATTGATGTTGCATTAGGCTCCTATGGGGAAAATCCGGCAGGGAATCAGGATAAAATGACAAGCGTGGATATCCTGCGTATGGCGGAAGCACTGAACTGCAAGGTCGTTATTCCATTCCATTACGATGTATGGACAAACTTCAAGGCAGACCCGCAGGAAATCAATATGCTGTATGAATACAAAAAGGATGTTCTGGATTATAAATTCCATCCGTTTATCTGGGATGTCGGTGGAAAATATGTGTGGCCGACAGATCAGAACAAGCGCCAGTTCCATTACCGCAGAGGCTTTGAGGACTGCTTTACGGATGAACCGAATGTTCCGTTCCGTTCCATATTATAG
- a CDS encoding PTS sugar transporter subunit IIA, producing the protein MLKEIIEKGYFSFEQHFDDWQEAIRAGYRTLLEAGVVEDIYVQAVIDCVNKYGPYIVIVPDIAMPHSTEGAKGCHGTAISFMKVEEPVDFDKQDPDKKARLFFSLAAVDHEQHLHNIQELMDALMNEELVNALLEAHTVEELQQAAQTYEA; encoded by the coding sequence ATGCTGAAGGAAATCATTGAGAAAGGCTACTTTTCCTTTGAACAGCACTTTGATGACTGGCAGGAGGCAATCCGTGCCGGTTATCGTACGCTGCTGGAAGCGGGAGTTGTAGAAGATATCTATGTGCAGGCAGTTATTGACTGTGTAAATAAATACGGTCCCTATATCGTTATTGTACCGGATATCGCCATGCCGCATTCCACAGAAGGGGCAAAGGGGTGCCATGGCACTGCCATCTCCTTTATGAAGGTGGAAGAGCCTGTGGATTTTGATAAACAGGACCCTGACAAAAAAGCAAGACTGTTTTTCTCCCTGGCCGCTGTCGATCATGAGCAGCACCTGCATAATATTCAGGAGCTCATGGATGCCTTGATGAACGAGGAGCTCGTCAATGCATTACTGGAAGCGCATACAGTTGAGGAACTGCAGCAGGCAGCACAAACATACGAAGCATAA